A genomic region of Halobaculum lipolyticum contains the following coding sequences:
- a CDS encoding ACT domain-containing protein, with protein MDPHDYLDGGTVAVAPTEYAICRMEGTEPPASAFAVVRDDTETTAVVDERDGVPDAATAVSRGWKRLTFEMELPFELVGFLAVVADELARAGVSIYALSSYSTDHVLVTESDLDAAVDRLDSLGCVVR; from the coding sequence GTGGACCCACACGACTACCTCGACGGCGGAACCGTCGCCGTCGCCCCGACCGAGTACGCGATCTGTCGGATGGAGGGGACCGAACCGCCGGCGTCTGCGTTCGCGGTCGTCCGCGACGACACCGAGACGACGGCCGTCGTCGACGAGCGCGACGGCGTCCCGGACGCCGCGACCGCGGTGTCGCGCGGGTGGAAGCGGCTCACCTTCGAGATGGAGTTGCCGTTCGAGTTGGTCGGCTTCCTCGCGGTCGTCGCCGACGAACTCGCGCGGGCCGGGGTCTCCATCTACGCGCTCTCGTCGTACTCCACGGACCACGTGCTCGTGACGGAGTCGGACCTCGACGCCGCCGTCGACCGCCTCGACTCGCTCGGGTGCGTGGTGCGGTGA
- a CDS encoding DMT family transporter has translation MTRSRTPILFVVLAAVWGSAFMAIKAGLVYFPPVLFAAVRYDVAGVVMLAYAAYATDDVLPRGRAQWAEVAVGAVLLIAAYHALLFVGEADDAVTSAAAAVVVSLSPVLTTGFARVFLPDERLTAVGVVGLLLGLVGVAVLSDPDPANLLAGGTVPKLLILGAAASFALGSVLTRRIDSELSIESMEAWSMVGGAVLMHLVSVGLGESVAAVRLTPRAVLALAYLSLAASAVGFLIYFELLDSLGPIEINLVSYVAPVFAALSAWVFLREVPDAATAAGFALIFAGFVLLKRRAIRRELRSWADRDAARVD, from the coding sequence GTGACCCGTTCGCGAACCCCCATCCTGTTCGTCGTTCTCGCCGCCGTCTGGGGGTCGGCGTTCATGGCGATCAAGGCGGGGCTGGTGTACTTCCCGCCGGTGCTGTTCGCCGCGGTCCGCTACGACGTGGCCGGCGTGGTGATGCTCGCGTACGCGGCGTACGCGACCGACGACGTCCTCCCCCGGGGGCGGGCGCAGTGGGCCGAGGTGGCAGTCGGCGCCGTGCTGCTCATCGCGGCGTACCACGCGCTGCTGTTCGTCGGCGAGGCCGACGACGCGGTGACGAGCGCCGCCGCCGCGGTCGTGGTGAGCCTGAGTCCGGTGTTGACGACGGGGTTCGCGCGGGTGTTCCTCCCCGACGAGCGGCTCACCGCCGTCGGCGTCGTGGGCCTGCTGCTGGGACTGGTCGGCGTCGCCGTGCTCTCCGACCCGGACCCGGCGAACCTCCTCGCCGGCGGGACGGTGCCGAAGCTGTTGATCCTCGGGGCCGCGGCGTCGTTCGCGCTCGGGAGCGTCCTCACGCGGCGGATCGACTCGGAACTCTCCATCGAGTCGATGGAGGCGTGGTCGATGGTCGGCGGCGCCGTGCTCATGCACCTCGTCTCCGTCGGACTCGGCGAGTCCGTCGCCGCCGTCCGGCTCACCCCGCGAGCCGTCCTCGCGCTCGCGTACCTGTCGCTGGCGGCCAGCGCCGTCGGCTTCCTGATCTACTTCGAACTGCTCGACAGCCTCGGCCCGATCGAGATCAACCTCGTCTCCTACGTCGCGCCGGTGTTCGCCGCGCTGTCGGCGTGGGTGTTCCTGCGGGAGGTGCCTGACGCGGCGACCGCCGCGGGGTTCGCGCTGATCTTCGCGGGGTTCGTCCTCCTCAAGCGGCGGGCGATCCGCCGGGAACTGCGGTCGTGGGCCGACCGCGACGCCGCGCGGGTCGACTGA
- a CDS encoding PQQ-binding-like beta-propeller repeat protein, giving the protein MTPSRRRLLAAAGATFAGGTAVSRAAAGSDGPSGPDGVPEPVPEWPMSRRGPAGTGAHPTASGPADDVELAWSHEATAWFRGTTAPILFDGTLYAAGDGLLALDPHDGSRRFGVPGSIRSTPAAVSTAVYRTATLAATGPTGLSGANAGGGVDLPLIGTRLGAERWRGPRSPGPGLFGSLAFVPPVADDGRVYAPVPGTDDVVGVDATSGAELWRDTHGDGGADINRPAVRDGRVFVTNWPHEATAYDGATGERRWHRRLADGLLLAPVATASGVVVPGRSSVWLLDPDDGATLWRRDLDGNATESTAAVADGTVFVADGDGSLHALDLATGESAWRVPFDGRDVAPVVADGVVYAVKRGYELVALDAATGERLFAYESTQAPLSTPVVGDGVVYAANRRRVIALEESR; this is encoded by the coding sequence GTGACACCCTCCAGACGACGACTGCTCGCGGCCGCCGGCGCGACGTTCGCCGGCGGCACCGCCGTCTCCCGCGCGGCGGCCGGATCCGACGGTCCCTCCGGACCCGACGGCGTGCCCGAACCGGTCCCCGAGTGGCCGATGTCGCGCCGTGGTCCGGCCGGGACCGGCGCACATCCGACGGCGTCCGGTCCCGCGGACGACGTCGAACTCGCGTGGAGCCACGAGGCGACCGCGTGGTTCCGCGGGACCACGGCGCCGATCCTGTTCGACGGGACGCTGTACGCCGCGGGCGACGGTCTGCTCGCGCTCGACCCGCACGACGGCTCGCGGCGGTTCGGCGTCCCCGGGTCGATCCGGTCGACGCCCGCGGCCGTGTCGACGGCCGTCTACCGGACGGCGACGCTCGCGGCGACCGGGCCGACGGGGCTGTCCGGAGCCAACGCCGGCGGCGGCGTGGACCTCCCCCTTATCGGCACCCGCCTCGGCGCCGAGCGCTGGCGGGGACCGCGGTCGCCCGGTCCCGGGCTGTTCGGCTCGCTCGCGTTCGTCCCCCCGGTCGCCGACGACGGCCGGGTGTACGCCCCCGTCCCCGGGACGGACGACGTCGTCGGCGTGGACGCGACCAGCGGCGCCGAACTGTGGCGCGACACCCACGGCGACGGGGGCGCCGACATCAACAGGCCGGCGGTCCGCGACGGGCGCGTGTTCGTCACGAACTGGCCCCACGAGGCGACCGCCTACGACGGCGCGACCGGGGAGCGTCGGTGGCACCGACGGCTGGCGGACGGACTGCTGCTCGCTCCGGTCGCGACGGCGTCGGGGGTCGTCGTGCCGGGCCGGTCGAGCGTCTGGCTGCTCGACCCAGACGACGGGGCGACGCTGTGGCGGCGCGACCTCGACGGCAACGCGACCGAGAGCACGGCCGCGGTGGCCGACGGCACCGTCTTCGTTGCGGACGGGGACGGGTCGCTCCACGCCCTCGACCTCGCCACCGGCGAGTCGGCGTGGCGGGTCCCGTTCGACGGGCGCGACGTCGCCCCCGTCGTCGCCGACGGCGTCGTCTACGCGGTCAAACGGGGGTACGAACTCGTCGCGCTCGACGCGGCGACGGGCGAGCGGCTGTTCGCCTACGAGTCGACGCAGGCGCCGCTGTCGACCCCGGTCGTCGGCGACGGCGTGGTGTACGCGGCGAACCGCCGTCGGGTGATCGCGCTGGAGGAGTCGCGATGA